One genomic window of Actinoplanes lobatus includes the following:
- a CDS encoding glycoside hydrolase family 26 protein: MGVVLEPGNGRVLKRRQLLTLLALTGAAGCGSASSAETPSVQAGGVAPPSVPPSASPGATARLGPAMTVTSSAAAPSASASTVASSGLGGAVQAPADRVMLGSYLALGGKSLQQSLALRRRQLGREQRIVHRFYPWDGYVPTSEPEVAKSSVLMVSWHGAPYAGILDGGSDGNIRSVARKLKGMKRPILLRWGWEMNGDWFEWGGAQNGQSAANYVKVWRRLHRIFAEQGADNVSWVWSPNWNSSPGDSWNRVQGYYPGDDYVDWVGISGYNFFNETPSTLFDPVTDRFGGKKPIILSETAAVQGKAKWIKQLHSWVEKTPAVGAVVWFDTDIQEGTDHNFRFDTDSAALTAYQAMARSPRFSG, encoded by the coding sequence GTGGGTGTCGTTTTGGAGCCGGGCAACGGGCGTGTGCTGAAGCGCCGTCAGCTGCTGACCCTGCTGGCTCTCACCGGCGCCGCCGGCTGTGGCTCGGCGTCGTCGGCGGAGACGCCGTCCGTACAGGCGGGAGGAGTCGCGCCGCCGTCCGTGCCGCCGTCCGCGTCCCCCGGGGCGACCGCCCGGCTCGGCCCGGCGATGACCGTCACCTCCAGCGCTGCGGCCCCATCCGCCTCGGCGTCCACCGTGGCGTCCTCCGGTCTCGGTGGTGCCGTCCAGGCCCCGGCCGACCGGGTGATGCTCGGCTCCTATCTGGCGCTCGGCGGCAAGAGCCTCCAGCAGAGCCTCGCCCTGCGCCGCCGGCAGCTGGGCCGGGAGCAGCGGATCGTCCACCGCTTCTACCCGTGGGACGGCTACGTGCCCACCTCCGAGCCGGAGGTCGCCAAGAGCAGCGTTCTGATGGTCTCCTGGCACGGCGCCCCCTACGCGGGCATCCTCGACGGCGGCTCGGACGGCAACATCCGCTCGGTCGCCCGCAAGCTCAAGGGCATGAAACGCCCCATCCTGCTGCGCTGGGGCTGGGAGATGAACGGCGACTGGTTCGAGTGGGGCGGCGCACAGAACGGGCAGAGCGCCGCGAACTACGTGAAGGTGTGGCGTCGCCTGCACCGCATCTTCGCCGAGCAGGGCGCCGACAACGTGTCCTGGGTGTGGAGTCCCAACTGGAACTCGTCACCCGGCGACTCCTGGAACAGGGTGCAGGGCTACTACCCCGGCGACGACTACGTCGACTGGGTCGGCATCTCCGGCTACAACTTCTTCAACGAGACCCCGTCGACCCTGTTCGACCCGGTCACCGACCGGTTCGGCGGCAAGAAGCCGATCATCCTGTCGGAGACCGCCGCGGTCCAGGGCAAGGCCAAGTGGATCAAGCAGCTGCATTCCTGGGTCGAGAAGACCCCCGCGGTCGGCGCCGTCGTCTGGTTCGACACCGACATCCAGGAGGGCACCGACCACAACTTCCGCTTCGACACCGACTCCGCCGCGCTGACCGCCTACCAGGCCATGGCCCGCAGCCCCCGCTTCAGCGGTTGA
- a CDS encoding AMP-dependent synthetase/ligase: protein MDPALAQRCSDIARDLTIPALVHRNATEHPDLPALSRLGSPETLTWRQLRDEITVVSRGLADLGLSSGDRLLIMMSSRPEHWIVDLAAAHLGAVPSTVYATLSTDQLRYLARHSHAEIVVLENRAALERWQPILDDVPEIRRVVVVDAENTGDTGADRVVSLRQVAVRGSAAHQADPAAFEKAWREVRPDQPVTLLYTSGTTGDPKGVVLTHHNVIYQTVVMQHTIDTPEHTESLAYLPLAHIAERVLGVYNPIYRAGHVTICSDPAQLLGGLVKIRPMSFFGVPRIWEKMVAGVQGQLAAADPQIKAAVDMAREVALQVYRLRGAEQPVPEELAAKHATLDAQVLKPLRARLGMDNMLWAGSGAAPIPVEVLDYLASIGIDVLEVWGLTETTGTATINTPEHFRTGSVGRPNGGMEIRLAEDGEILVRGPLVCAGYLRADGGVEPITDADGWLATGDVGVLDDEGFLTITDRKKELIINSSGKNISPAQIENLLRAHPLIAQAVAVGDRRPYVTALIVLDEEIAPLWARSKGLPSSAVAELANDPVLIAEIEAAVAVANAKLSRPEQVKTFRILSRSWTPETGELTPTLKLRRRVIQERYAGEIGALYGG from the coding sequence ATGGATCCCGCCCTTGCACAGCGATGCTCAGACATCGCCCGCGATCTGACGATTCCCGCACTGGTGCACCGCAACGCGACCGAACACCCCGATCTGCCGGCGCTCAGCCGGCTCGGCTCACCAGAGACGCTGACCTGGCGGCAGCTGCGCGACGAGATCACCGTGGTCTCCCGCGGGCTCGCCGACCTGGGGCTGAGCTCCGGCGACCGGCTGCTGATCATGATGTCCAGCCGGCCCGAACACTGGATCGTCGACCTCGCCGCCGCCCACCTGGGCGCCGTCCCGTCCACCGTCTACGCCACCCTCTCCACCGACCAGCTGCGCTACCTGGCCCGGCACAGCCACGCCGAGATCGTCGTCCTGGAGAACCGGGCGGCGCTGGAACGCTGGCAGCCGATCCTCGACGACGTACCGGAGATCCGCCGAGTGGTGGTGGTCGACGCGGAGAACACCGGCGACACCGGCGCCGACCGGGTGGTCTCGCTGCGCCAGGTCGCCGTCCGCGGTTCCGCCGCGCATCAGGCCGACCCGGCCGCGTTCGAGAAGGCGTGGCGGGAGGTCCGGCCGGACCAGCCGGTCACCCTGCTCTACACCTCCGGCACCACCGGCGACCCCAAGGGCGTCGTGCTCACCCACCACAACGTGATCTACCAGACCGTGGTCATGCAGCACACCATCGACACCCCGGAGCACACCGAGTCGCTGGCGTACCTGCCGCTCGCGCACATCGCCGAACGCGTCCTCGGCGTCTACAACCCGATCTACCGGGCCGGGCACGTCACCATCTGCTCCGACCCGGCCCAGCTGCTCGGCGGGCTGGTCAAGATCCGGCCGATGTCGTTCTTCGGCGTACCGCGGATCTGGGAGAAGATGGTCGCCGGCGTGCAGGGGCAGCTCGCCGCCGCCGACCCGCAGATCAAGGCGGCCGTCGACATGGCCCGGGAGGTCGCCCTCCAGGTCTACCGGCTGCGCGGGGCCGAACAGCCGGTCCCCGAGGAACTGGCCGCCAAGCACGCCACCCTGGACGCCCAGGTGCTCAAGCCGCTGCGCGCCCGGCTCGGCATGGACAACATGCTGTGGGCCGGCAGCGGTGCGGCGCCGATCCCGGTCGAGGTGCTCGACTACCTGGCCAGCATCGGGATCGACGTGCTGGAGGTGTGGGGCCTGACCGAGACCACCGGTACGGCGACGATCAACACGCCGGAGCACTTCCGTACCGGATCGGTCGGCCGGCCCAACGGCGGCATGGAGATCCGGCTCGCCGAGGACGGGGAGATCCTGGTCCGCGGGCCGCTGGTCTGCGCCGGCTACCTGCGCGCCGACGGCGGCGTCGAGCCGATCACCGACGCCGACGGCTGGCTGGCCACCGGTGATGTGGGCGTCCTCGACGACGAGGGCTTCCTCACCATCACCGACCGCAAGAAGGAACTGATCATCAACTCGAGCGGGAAGAACATCTCACCCGCGCAGATCGAGAACCTGCTGCGGGCGCATCCGCTCATCGCGCAGGCGGTCGCGGTGGGTGACCGGCGGCCGTACGTGACCGCGCTGATCGTCCTGGACGAGGAGATCGCCCCGCTCTGGGCCCGGTCCAAAGGGCTGCCGTCCAGCGCCGTCGCCGAGCTCGCGAACGATCCGGTGCTGATCGCCGAGATCGAGGCGGCGGTGGCGGTCGCCAACGCGAAACTGTCCCGTCCGGAGCAGGTCAAGACGTTCCGGATCCTGTCGCGCTCGTGGACCCCGGAGACCGGGGAGCTCACCCCGACGCTGAAACTGCGCCGCCGGGTGATCCAGGAGCGCTACGCCGGCGAGATCGGCGCACTGTACGGCGGATGA
- a CDS encoding oxygenase MpaB family protein: MGRFDLARRIAALDPEKDHLEIYQISSGQEFPWDYTRALEFALFRTYCVPSISKLLAATGEFRDRAQRRYDDTALLMAEMAAHGYDSDRGREALKVVNRAHGRYAISNDDMLYVLSTFIYDPIDWITRYGWRPLHSNEKLAAYFYYREVGKRMGIKDIPQTFPDFRNFKDSYEERHFVYSDTNREIGEYTVGLFAGWFPAPMRPAVRLGVRGMLDDRMLRAFGFEPAPAWVGALAGAGLKARAGALRFFPPRRESVLGNPKSNHTYPGYPTGYRPSDLGAPPPPDDLPEELRRPSRQDQGNIDMA, translated from the coding sequence ATGGGCCGTTTCGACCTGGCGAGACGCATCGCCGCGCTGGACCCCGAGAAGGACCACCTGGAGATCTACCAGATCTCCTCCGGACAGGAGTTCCCCTGGGACTACACCCGGGCGCTGGAGTTCGCCCTGTTCCGCACCTACTGCGTGCCGAGCATCTCGAAGCTGCTCGCGGCGACCGGCGAGTTCCGGGACAGAGCACAGCGACGGTACGACGACACGGCGCTGCTGATGGCGGAGATGGCGGCGCACGGCTACGACTCGGACCGCGGCCGGGAGGCGCTGAAGGTGGTGAACCGGGCGCACGGCCGCTATGCGATCAGCAACGACGACATGCTGTACGTGCTGTCGACGTTCATCTACGACCCGATCGACTGGATCACCCGCTACGGCTGGCGGCCGCTGCACTCCAACGAGAAGCTGGCGGCCTACTTCTACTACCGCGAGGTCGGCAAGCGGATGGGGATCAAGGACATCCCGCAGACCTTTCCGGATTTCCGGAACTTCAAGGATTCGTACGAGGAGAGGCACTTCGTCTATTCGGACACCAACCGTGAGATCGGGGAGTACACGGTCGGCCTGTTCGCGGGCTGGTTCCCCGCCCCGATGAGGCCGGCCGTGCGCCTGGGGGTCCGCGGGATGCTCGACGACCGGATGCTGCGGGCGTTCGGGTTCGAGCCGGCGCCCGCGTGGGTCGGCGCCCTGGCCGGGGCCGGTCTGAAAGCCCGCGCCGGGGCGCTGCGGTTCTTCCCGCCGCGCCGCGAGTCGGTGCTCGGCAACCCGAAGAGCAACCACACGTACCCGGGTTATCCGACCGGTTACCGGCCCTCGGACCTGGGTGCGCCGCCTCCGCCGGACGATCTGCCGGAGGAGCTGCGGCGGCCATCACGTCAGGACCAGGGGAATATTGACATGGCCTGA
- a CDS encoding alpha/beta hydrolase family protein codes for MPTPRTIESIDRSRPSFEDPERARPVRIHLWEPDGPATGDPARLVLLSHGTGAAGQDLAWLAEPLARAGFLVAAVDHHGNNWVDGYLAPAFLRIWERPADLRHALDVIEAEHRIGWVAAAGFSAGGYASAALVGVRLDPASLRLLAEGRVPEPAMPEFPTAFEWLRGAVTRETIGAFLAEAAADQSDDRVRAAYLICPGDGGMADEVSLRAVNRPVEIRWAGADVITPPEQIALRYLDLIPGATGSTLGDAVEHHHLFPDDPAGAAARAEAVAGAVAFLRRASESDGARTRPV; via the coding sequence GTGCCCACGCCGCGGACCATCGAGTCCATCGACCGGAGCCGTCCGTCCTTCGAGGACCCGGAGCGGGCCCGGCCGGTGCGGATCCACCTGTGGGAGCCGGACGGCCCGGCCACCGGCGACCCGGCCCGGCTGGTGCTGCTGTCGCACGGCACCGGCGCCGCCGGACAGGATCTGGCCTGGCTCGCCGAGCCGCTGGCCCGGGCCGGTTTCCTGGTCGCCGCGGTGGACCACCACGGCAACAACTGGGTGGACGGCTACCTGGCGCCGGCGTTCCTGCGGATCTGGGAGCGGCCCGCCGATCTGCGGCACGCGCTCGACGTGATCGAGGCCGAGCACCGGATCGGCTGGGTGGCCGCGGCCGGATTCTCGGCCGGCGGCTACGCGTCGGCCGCCCTGGTCGGTGTCCGTCTCGACCCGGCGTCGCTGCGGCTGCTGGCCGAGGGCCGGGTGCCCGAACCGGCGATGCCCGAGTTCCCGACCGCGTTCGAGTGGCTGCGCGGCGCCGTCACGCGAGAGACGATCGGCGCGTTCCTGGCCGAGGCGGCCGCCGACCAGAGCGACGACCGGGTGCGGGCCGCCTACCTGATCTGCCCGGGCGACGGCGGGATGGCCGACGAGGTGAGCCTGCGCGCGGTGAACCGCCCGGTGGAGATCCGCTGGGCCGGCGCCGACGTGATCACCCCGCCCGAGCAGATCGCGCTGCGCTACCTCGACCTGATTCCGGGCGCGACGGGCAGCACCCTCGGCGACGCCGTCGAGCACCATCACCTGTTCCCGGACGATCCGGCGGGCGCCGCCGCCCGTGCCGAGGCGGTGGCCGGTGCGGTCGCCTTCCTCAGGAGAGCTTCAGAGTCTGACGGGGCGCGTACCCGTCCCGTTTGA
- a CDS encoding S1 family peptidase translates to MRRWRTLLAILAAVVTAATMSPSPAAASDPVTPYVVGGTRAALGEFPFMVRLSMGCGGALYSPTLVLTAAHCVSGTGTNTSITATFGAVDLQSSTRVTRKSNYVYRAPGYNGNGDDWAFIRLASAVTLGTNIGTLPITTSTTYDTGTFTIAGWGSASEGGSQQRYLLKATVPFVSDATCNSSAMYGGDVIAAEEICAGYTAGGVDTCQGDSGGPMFRQGASGWVQVGIVSWGEGCARANKPGVYTQVSYFSAAIRSAATSLGG, encoded by the coding sequence ATGCGCAGATGGCGAACCCTTCTGGCGATACTGGCCGCGGTCGTCACCGCCGCCACCATGTCCCCCAGCCCGGCGGCGGCCTCGGACCCCGTCACCCCGTACGTCGTCGGCGGCACCCGGGCCGCCCTGGGTGAGTTCCCGTTCATGGTCCGCCTGTCGATGGGCTGCGGCGGCGCACTCTACAGCCCGACCCTGGTGCTGACCGCGGCACACTGCGTCAGCGGCACCGGCACCAACACGTCGATCACCGCCACATTCGGCGCCGTCGATCTGCAGTCTTCCACCCGGGTCACCCGCAAGTCGAACTACGTCTACCGGGCGCCGGGCTACAACGGCAACGGCGACGACTGGGCGTTCATCCGCCTTGCCAGCGCGGTCACCCTCGGCACCAACATCGGCACGCTGCCGATCACCACGTCCACCACGTACGACACCGGCACGTTCACCATCGCCGGCTGGGGCTCGGCCAGCGAGGGCGGCTCCCAGCAGCGCTACCTGCTCAAGGCCACCGTGCCGTTCGTCAGCGACGCCACCTGCAACTCCTCCGCCATGTACGGCGGCGACGTGATCGCCGCCGAGGAGATCTGCGCCGGCTACACCGCCGGCGGCGTCGACACCTGCCAGGGCGACTCCGGCGGCCCGATGTTCCGCCAGGGCGCGTCCGGCTGGGTCCAGGTCGGCATCGTCAGCTGGGGCGAGGGTTGCGCCCGCGCGAACAAGCCGGGCGTCTACACCCAGGTCAGCTACTTCTCCGCCGCCATCCGCTCCGCCGCCACCAGCCTCGGCGGCTGA
- a CDS encoding M14 family metallopeptidase, whose protein sequence is MRRRSFAVLAAVAMCATAAISASSPATAETVPDPAGEYEIYDVRTLAQRNTITRTGVAIDDIEHGVATVTATGAEVSRLKRLGFTIEPVLRTLDFPPADSAYHNYAETIAQINSVVAAYPAIASKRVLGTSYEGRQIVAVKISDNVGTDESEPEVLYDANHHAREHLTVEQALYLLGQFTGSYATDTRIKNIVDTREIWIVPMVNPDGVEYDIATGSYRSWRKNRQPNSGSSYVGTDLNRNYSYNWGCCGGSSGTTSSATYRGPSAFSAPETRVIRDFVNSRVVGGVQQIKAAIDFHSYSQLVLWPYGHTTANTATGMNADQANTFATLGRQFAATNGYTPQQSSDLYITDGDSLDWLWGVHKIFAYTFELYPGSSGGGGFYPPASVIPAQTSRNREAALLLAEAADCPYKVINKQSTYC, encoded by the coding sequence ATGAGACGACGGTCCTTCGCGGTGCTCGCCGCGGTCGCGATGTGCGCGACCGCGGCGATCAGCGCCTCCTCCCCCGCCACCGCCGAGACGGTGCCCGACCCCGCCGGCGAGTACGAGATCTACGACGTCCGCACGCTGGCCCAGCGCAACACGATCACCCGTACCGGTGTGGCGATCGACGACATCGAACACGGTGTCGCGACGGTGACCGCCACCGGCGCCGAGGTGTCCCGGCTCAAGCGGCTCGGCTTCACCATCGAACCGGTGCTGCGCACGCTCGACTTCCCGCCCGCCGACTCGGCCTACCACAACTACGCCGAGACGATCGCCCAGATCAACTCGGTGGTGGCCGCGTACCCGGCGATCGCCAGCAAGCGGGTGCTCGGCACGTCGTACGAGGGCCGGCAGATCGTGGCCGTGAAGATCTCCGACAACGTGGGCACCGACGAGTCCGAGCCCGAGGTGCTGTACGACGCCAACCACCACGCCCGTGAGCACCTGACCGTGGAGCAGGCGCTCTACCTGCTCGGCCAGTTCACCGGGTCGTACGCCACCGACACCCGAATCAAGAACATTGTGGACACCCGGGAGATCTGGATCGTCCCGATGGTCAACCCGGACGGCGTCGAATACGACATCGCCACCGGCAGCTACCGGTCGTGGCGCAAGAACCGGCAGCCCAACAGCGGTTCCAGCTACGTCGGCACCGACCTGAACCGCAACTACAGCTACAACTGGGGCTGCTGCGGCGGCTCGTCCGGCACCACGTCGTCGGCCACCTACCGCGGTCCGTCCGCGTTCTCGGCGCCGGAGACCCGGGTCATCCGGGACTTCGTCAACAGCCGGGTCGTCGGCGGGGTGCAGCAGATCAAGGCGGCCATCGACTTCCACTCCTACTCGCAGCTGGTGCTGTGGCCGTACGGGCACACCACGGCGAACACCGCCACCGGCATGAACGCCGACCAGGCCAACACGTTCGCCACGCTGGGCCGGCAGTTCGCGGCCACCAACGGCTACACCCCGCAGCAGTCCAGCGACCTCTACATCACCGACGGTGACTCGCTTGACTGGCTGTGGGGCGTGCACAAGATCTTCGCGTACACCTTCGAGCTGTACCCCGGCAGCTCCGGCGGTGGCGGCTTCTACCCGCCGGCCAGCGTGATCCCGGCGCAGACCTCCCGCAACCGGGAGGCGGCGCTGCTGCTGGCGGAGGCGGCGGACTGCCCCTACAAGGTGATCAACAAGCAGTCCACGTACTGCTGA
- a CDS encoding NADAR family protein, with product MSGAMRTVDDLVVAEVTEQRLKFLFFWGHQPEHDGSIGAGCLSQWFPSPFTVDGTRFATAEHYMMWRKAVLFGDGAMAQRILAAGHPHEAKKLGGRVAGFDQRTWNDHRVPIVVAGNLAKFGGDPALRTYLLGTGDRILVEASPRDRIWGIGLSRDDDAASAPSRWRGLNLLGFALMRVREELR from the coding sequence ATGTCCGGAGCGATGCGTACCGTTGATGACCTGGTGGTGGCGGAGGTCACCGAGCAGCGGCTGAAATTCCTGTTCTTCTGGGGGCACCAGCCCGAGCACGACGGCAGCATCGGCGCCGGCTGTCTCAGCCAGTGGTTCCCGTCGCCGTTCACCGTCGACGGCACCCGGTTCGCCACGGCCGAGCACTACATGATGTGGCGCAAGGCGGTGCTGTTCGGCGACGGCGCCATGGCACAGCGGATCCTGGCCGCCGGGCATCCGCACGAGGCGAAGAAGCTGGGCGGCCGGGTGGCCGGGTTCGATCAGAGGACGTGGAACGATCACCGCGTACCGATCGTGGTGGCCGGCAACCTGGCGAAGTTCGGCGGTGACCCGGCGCTGCGCACCTATCTGCTGGGCACCGGCGACCGGATCCTGGTCGAGGCCAGCCCGCGGGACCGGATCTGGGGCATCGGCCTGTCCCGCGACGACGACGCCGCCTCGGCCCCGTCCCGCTGGCGCGGCCTCAACCTGCTGGGATTCGCGCTCATGCGGGTGCGCGAGGAGTTGCGGTAA
- a CDS encoding LLM class F420-dependent oxidoreductase, translating to MRLATTLMYAGDPRTTADEVAGWERAGLDILWVAEAYGFDAPTIMGYLAAKTERVQIGSAILPIYSRTPALLAQTAAGLDAMSGGRAILGLGASGPQVVEGWHGVPYDKPIGRTREIIEICRAIWRREVIDHDGLYRMPLPGGLGKPLKILTHPVRDRIPVYVASLGAANVRMTAELADGWLPFLYIPERAADVWGKPLAEGTAKRDADLAPLEVVAGGPLAIGDDVTGLRDLARPIVALYVGGMGAKGRNFYHDVVSRYGFEAAADRIQELYLSGHKQEAAAAVPDELLELTSLIGPESYVRDRIAAYKEAGVTVLNVIPFGDPLRQIARVKELIS from the coding sequence ATGCGCCTGGCAACGACACTGATGTATGCGGGAGACCCGCGGACGACCGCGGACGAGGTGGCCGGCTGGGAGCGGGCGGGCCTCGACATCCTGTGGGTGGCGGAGGCGTACGGGTTCGACGCTCCCACGATCATGGGCTATCTCGCGGCGAAGACCGAGCGGGTGCAGATCGGCTCGGCGATCCTGCCGATCTATTCGCGTACGCCGGCGCTGCTCGCGCAGACAGCGGCCGGTCTGGACGCGATGTCCGGCGGCCGGGCCATCCTCGGCCTGGGCGCGTCCGGGCCGCAGGTCGTGGAGGGCTGGCACGGCGTGCCCTACGACAAACCGATCGGCCGGACCCGGGAGATCATCGAGATCTGCCGGGCGATCTGGCGGCGCGAGGTGATCGACCACGACGGCCTCTACCGGATGCCGCTGCCCGGCGGCCTCGGCAAGCCGCTGAAGATCCTCACCCACCCGGTGCGCGACCGGATCCCGGTCTACGTGGCGTCGCTCGGCGCGGCCAACGTACGGATGACCGCCGAGCTCGCCGACGGCTGGCTGCCGTTCCTCTACATCCCGGAACGCGCCGCCGACGTGTGGGGCAAGCCGCTGGCCGAGGGCACGGCAAAACGAGACGCCGACCTGGCGCCGCTGGAGGTGGTGGCCGGCGGCCCGCTGGCGATCGGCGACGACGTCACCGGTCTGCGGGATCTGGCCCGGCCGATCGTCGCCCTGTACGTCGGCGGGATGGGCGCCAAGGGCCGCAACTTCTACCACGACGTGGTCAGCCGGTACGGGTTCGAGGCCGCCGCCGACCGCATTCAGGAGCTGTACCTGTCCGGACACAAACAGGAGGCGGCGGCCGCGGTTCCCGACGAGCTGCTGGAGCTGACCAGCCTGATCGGCCCGGAGTCGTACGTCCGGGACCGGATCGCCGCGTACAAGGAGGCCGGAGTGACCGTGCTGAACGTGATCCCGTTCGGTGACCCGCTGCGCCAGATCGCCCGTGTGAAGGAGTTGATCAGCTGA
- a CDS encoding GntR family transcriptional regulator has protein sequence MLSEEVASALRTRIMSGDLRPGARIRLEEVAAGLGVSITPVREALLTLRGEDMVILEPRKGYVVAPLSRQDILDVFQLQGDIAGELAARVAVAIGEAQLAELRVAHAKVARARRAADVETYEYEFHRAVNRMAHSRKLSWFLRTATRYTPARVYSADPGWRDGMRTDHEALLTAFAEADAAGARTAMTRHFTDGAERLVKHLDGLGIWGG, from the coding sequence ATGCTCTCCGAAGAGGTCGCATCCGCACTGCGGACCAGGATCATGTCCGGAGACCTTCGCCCCGGCGCCCGCATCAGGCTCGAGGAGGTCGCCGCCGGCCTCGGGGTCAGTATCACCCCGGTCCGGGAGGCATTGCTGACACTGCGCGGCGAGGACATGGTCATCCTGGAGCCGCGCAAAGGATATGTGGTGGCCCCACTGTCCCGGCAGGACATTCTCGACGTCTTCCAGTTGCAGGGCGACATCGCCGGTGAGCTGGCCGCCCGGGTGGCCGTCGCGATCGGCGAGGCCCAGCTGGCCGAGCTGCGGGTGGCGCATGCCAAGGTGGCCCGCGCCCGCCGCGCCGCCGACGTCGAGACGTACGAGTACGAGTTCCACCGCGCCGTGAACCGGATGGCCCACTCCCGCAAGCTCAGCTGGTTCCTGCGCACCGCCACCCGCTACACCCCGGCCCGCGTCTACTCCGCCGACCCCGGCTGGCGCGACGGCATGCGCACCGACCACGAGGCGCTGCTCACCGCCTTCGCCGAAGCCGACGCGGCCGGCGCCCGCACCGCGATGACCAGGCACTTCACCGATGGGGCGGAGCGCCTGGTCAAACACCTCGACGGCCTGGGCATCTGGGGCGGCTAA
- a CDS encoding TetR/AcrR family transcriptional regulator has product MSIAAAGEPAPAEVRKRPKNRKTQLALAAAEMFCDRGYHGVSLDEIATVVGISGPAIYRHFPNKYAMLIHATRQLADAVLAATDLPDGPDPEQRLDRLLVVLARLAVEHRRVAGLYQWEWRYLAPEHREEFMVDLGVLAERLAVPLRGLRPELSGRDAAAMVRAALSVFGSLGTHRAVIARGRGEAVLRRVAWAVLRDEPATPAAPTTEYPEPEPTLGVTARREILLAESVKLFHRYGYHAVGVEDIGRAAGINASSVYRYFPGKADILAAAFYRASERVAESTAAALAGATDDEDALRRMAESYVELTFERSALVSVYLAENNNLPEADRHELRKVQRLHVEEWVRLLGRLRPGLPVPEARVLVHAGLNLVTDLSRLVRFDRRSGMDRHLVRLALTVLRA; this is encoded by the coding sequence ATGAGCATCGCCGCGGCCGGCGAGCCGGCCCCAGCCGAGGTCCGCAAGCGGCCGAAGAACCGTAAGACGCAGCTCGCCCTGGCCGCTGCGGAGATGTTCTGTGACCGGGGTTACCACGGGGTGAGTCTCGACGAGATCGCCACCGTGGTCGGGATCAGCGGTCCGGCCATCTACCGCCACTTCCCGAACAAGTACGCGATGCTGATCCACGCCACCCGCCAGCTCGCCGACGCGGTGCTGGCCGCCACCGACCTGCCCGACGGTCCCGATCCGGAGCAGCGGCTCGACCGGTTGCTGGTGGTGCTGGCCCGGCTGGCCGTCGAGCACCGCCGGGTGGCCGGGCTCTACCAGTGGGAGTGGCGCTATCTGGCGCCCGAGCACCGGGAGGAGTTCATGGTGGACCTCGGGGTGCTGGCGGAGCGTCTCGCCGTACCGTTGCGGGGTCTGCGGCCCGAGCTCTCCGGCCGGGACGCGGCCGCCATGGTCCGCGCCGCTCTCAGCGTGTTCGGCAGCCTGGGCACGCACCGGGCGGTGATCGCGCGGGGCCGGGGTGAGGCCGTCCTGCGCCGCGTGGCCTGGGCGGTGCTGCGCGACGAGCCGGCGACGCCGGCGGCGCCCACGACGGAGTACCCGGAACCGGAGCCGACGCTGGGGGTGACCGCGCGCCGGGAGATCCTGCTGGCCGAGTCGGTCAAGCTCTTCCATCGGTACGGCTACCACGCCGTCGGTGTGGAGGACATCGGTCGTGCCGCGGGGATCAACGCGTCCAGTGTCTATCGTTACTTCCCCGGCAAAGCCGACATCCTCGCGGCCGCCTTCTATCGGGCCTCGGAGCGGGTGGCCGAGTCGACCGCCGCCGCCCTGGCCGGCGCGACCGACGACGAGGACGCGCTGCGCCGGATGGCGGAGTCCTACGTGGAGCTGACCTTCGAGCGCAGCGCGCTGGTGTCGGTCTACCTCGCGGAGAACAACAACCTGCCCGAGGCCGACCGGCATGAGCTGCGCAAGGTGCAGCGGCTGCATGTGGAGGAGTGGGTCCGGCTGCTCGGCCGGCTGCGCCCCGGACTGCCCGTGCCGGAGGCCCGGGTGCTGGTCCATGCCGGTCTCAACCTGGTCACCGACCTGAGCCGGCTGGTTCGTTTCGATCGTCGCTCGGGTATGGACCGGCACCTCGTCCGGCTCGCTCTGACGGTGCTCCGTGCCTGA
- a CDS encoding pyridoxamine 5'-phosphate oxidase family protein, giving the protein MTIKPTRTLEPDRLAERVLNLFASLNMCVLATSDPDGAPHATPVRYFSRDFTLVFTALGSSPKIRNLRADPRISAGVFAPLAGPESSRGAQLFGTARVLAPGDPGFDEHWAIVSPRIDEAERASFLADPSRCVLGVISPDRIVYTDHWLKRDGYAPRQTLKLS; this is encoded by the coding sequence ATGACGATCAAGCCCACCCGGACACTGGAGCCGGACCGGCTCGCGGAGCGGGTCCTCAATCTGTTCGCGTCGCTGAACATGTGTGTGCTGGCCACCAGTGACCCGGACGGGGCGCCGCACGCCACCCCGGTCCGCTACTTCTCTCGGGACTTCACGCTGGTCTTCACGGCGCTCGGCAGCTCGCCGAAGATCCGGAACCTGCGGGCCGACCCGCGGATCTCGGCCGGGGTCTTCGCGCCGCTCGCCGGGCCGGAGAGCAGCCGTGGGGCGCAGCTCTTCGGGACCGCGCGGGTGCTGGCGCCCGGCGATCCCGGCTTCGACGAGCACTGGGCGATCGTCAGCCCGCGGATCGACGAGGCCGAACGCGCCAGTTTCCTCGCCGACCCGTCACGCTGTGTGCTCGGGGTGATCAGCCCGGACCGGATCGTCTACACCGATCACTGGCTCAAACGGGACGGGTACGCGCCCCGTCAGACTCTGAAGCTCTCCTGA